Proteins co-encoded in one Malus domestica chromosome 09, GDT2T_hap1 genomic window:
- the LOC103442118 gene encoding probable metal-nicotianamine transporter YSL6: protein MGTESSTASVEISEPLLHDSDDKIKAVDSDSDDQIPEWKDQITIRGLVVSAVLGSLFCIITHKLNLTVGIIPSLNVAAGLLGFFFVKSWTGLLGNLGFSVAPFTRQENTVIQTCVVACYGLAFSGGFGSYLIAMDERTYNLIGSDYPGNRAEDVINPSLWWMSGFMFVVSFLGIFCLVPLRKVMVLDYKLTYPSGTATAMLINSFHTKSGAELAGKQVHALGKYLSISLIWSCFKWFFSGVGDSCGFDNFPSFGLTLFKNTFYFDFSPTYVGCGLICPHIVNCSVLLGAILSWGFLWPLISQYSGVWYPADLGSNDFKGLYGYKVFIAIALILGDGIYNLIKIIAVTLKEISNKSNKKSNLPVVKEVIGDESSEVTLEQKKRDAIFLKDRIPTWVAGAGYLGLVVISTATMPIIFPPLKWYLVLCSYILAPALAFCNSYGTGLTDWSLASTYGKIGLFIIASLVGSDGGVIAGLAACGVMMSIVSTAADLMQDFKTGYLTMSSAKSMFISQLVGTAMGCVIAPLTFWLFWSAFDIGSPDGPYKAPYAVIFREMAILGIEGFSELPKHCLAMCVGFFVAAVAINLLRDVTPTKISQFIPIPMAMAVPFYIGAYFAIDMFVGTVILFVWERVNRKDAEDYAGAVASGLICGDGIWTIPSAILSIFKVNPPICMYFGPSSR, encoded by the exons ATGGGGACCGAATCATCAACAGCGTCCGTGGAGATATCAGAGCCGTTGCTTCACGATTCCGACGACAAAATCAAGGCCGTCGACTCCGACTCCGACGACCAAATCCCCGAATGGAAGGACCAGATCACCATCAGAGGGCTGGTCGTCAGCGCCGTGCTCGGAAGCCTCTTCTGCATCATCACCCACAAGCTCAATCTGACCGTCGGGATTATCCCCTCGTTGAACGTCGCCGCCGGGCTGCTCGGATTCTTCTTCGTCAAGTCATGGACTGGATTATTGGGAAATTTAGGGTTTTCAGTTGCCCCCTTTACCAGGCAGGAGAACACCGTCATCCAGACCTGCGTCGTTGCCTGCTATGGCCTCGCTTTTAGCG GCGGGTTTGGTTCGTATTTGATTGCCATGGATGAGAGAACGTATAACCTAATTGGTTCTGATTACCCGGGTAATCGGGCTGAAGATGTTATTAATCCGAGCTTGTGGTGGATGAGTGGTTTCATGTTTGTTGTCAGCTTCCTCGGCATTTTTTGCCTTGTTCCGCTTCGCAAG GTTATGGTCCTGGATTACAAACTAACATATCCCAGTGGGACAGCCACGGCAATGTTGATAAATAGCTTCCACACTAAGAGTGGTGCAGAGCTTGCCGG GAAGCAAGTTCATGCTCTAGGGAAGTATTTAAGTATAAGTCTAATTTGGAGCTGCTTCAAGTGGTTCTTTAGTGGTGTTGGAGATTCATGTGGATTTGACAACTTTCCTAGCTTTGGATTGACACTATTTAAGAACAC GTTTTATTTTGACTTCAGTCCAACATATGTTGGATGTGGTCTTATATGCCCTCACATAGTCAACTGCTCGGTTCTTTTGGGGGCTATCTTATCATGGGGTTTTCTTTGGCCGTTAATATCCCAATATTCTGGGGTCTGGTATCCAGCTGACCTTGGTAGCAATGATTTCAAAGGTCTTTACGGATATAAG GTCTTCATAGCTATTGCCCTCATCCTAGGGGATGGTATCTACAATTTGATCAAGATTATAGCCGTTACTCTTAAGGAAATATCCAATAAGAGTAACAAAAAGAGCAACCTTCCTGTTGTCAAAGAGGTCATAG GTGATGAGAGTTCAGAAGTAACACTGGAGCAAAAAAAGAGGGATGCAATATTTCTTAAGGACAGGATACCAACTTGGGTTGCCGGTGCTGGATATCTGGGCCTAGTTGTAATATCCACAGCAACAATGCCAATCATCTTTCCGCCTCTGAAATGGTATTTGGTTCTATGCTCATACATCCTTGCTCCTGCCCTTGCCTTCTGCAACTCCTATGGCACTGGCCTCACAGACTGGAGTTTAGCTTCAACTTATGGGAAAATTGGTCTTTTCATCATTGCTTCATTAGTTGGAAGTGACGGCGGGGTTATAGCTGGGTTAGCAGCCTGTGGGGTGATGATGTCGATTGTCTCTACTGCAGCTGATCTCATGCAAGACTTCAAGACAGGTTACCTCACTATGTCTTCGGCCAAGTCTATGTTTATAAGCCAGTTGGTGGGAACAGCCATGGGTTGTGTGATTGCTCCGTTAACATTTTGGTTGTTTTGGAGTGCATTTGATATCGGGTCACCTGATGGTCCATACAAGGCACCCTATGCTGTTATATTCAGGGAAATGGCAATCCTAGGTATCGAGGGCTTCTCTGAGCTCCCCAAGCATTGCTTGGCTATGTGCGTTGGTTTTTTCGTGGCAGCTGTGGCTATAAACCTGCTGAGGGATGTGACTCCTACGAAAATATCACAGTTCATTCCAATTCCCATGGCAATGGCAGTCCCATTCTACATCGGAGCATACTTCGCCATTGACATGTTTGTTGGGACGGTGATATTGTTCGTATGGGAGCGAGTGAACAGGAAGGATGCAGAGGATTATGCAGGGGCAGTCGCTTCGGGTTTAATATGTGGTGATGGGATTTGGACAATCCCGTCGGCGATCCTCTCTATTTTCAAGGTCAATCCACCCATCTGCATGTACTTTGGGCCTTCGAGCAGATGA
- the LOC103442710 gene encoding protein LAZY 1: MQLLQWVHYKFRHGSIEPRKDLTQPSLDDQDAYMKSSFGSRYGSTSLQPPARDQEKSLAESEAKREGETSATISELFHGFLTIGTLGSESSINEPETPTFATTLENLTQQKAEVTENDLKLISYELEKFLEAETKEEGVHASSARDSNASSITLSGMQMEESEDEEYWTAAYPLKGYLFGSSTELPETTMEAKKERASLQELFDRTKITTDYKEKSETEEIEVKYKHKSAMGFMKNMIKKFHASSKRSSPSTGGDATDPVSIKKKLGEASDSLSTKKKPHKVLRMFHRRIHPECSIAARESVKSEKYEKKNNSSAGSGCNENMMLMSGDNGRFPDGAMAKEGTENCKKFMNFPQYRQSGSSSRRKGEHWIKTDAEYLVLEL, translated from the exons ATGCAGTTATTACAATGGGTGCACTACAAATTTCGGCACGGTAGCATTGAGCCTCGCAAGGATCTTA CTCAGCCATCACTTGATGACCAAGATGCCTATATGAAGTCAAGCTTTGGCTCCAGATACGGATCTACATCCTTGCAGCCACCTGCAAGAGACCAAGAAAAATCTTTAGCTGAATCTGAAGCCAAGAGAGAAGGAGAAACATCTGCTACCATCTCAGAGCTGTTTCATGGTTTTCTCACCATTGGAACTCTTGGTTCAGAATCAAGTATCAATGAGCCTGAAACACCAACTTTTGCGACGACTTTAGAGAACTTAACTCAGCAAAAAGCAGAGGTAACAGAGAACGACTTGAAGCTCATCAGCTATGAGCTAGAGAAGTTTCTTGAGGCTGAGACAAAGGAAGAAGGGGTCCATGCATCATCAGCAAGGGACAGTAATGCTAGCTCTATTACACTCAGTGGCATGCAAATGGAGGAATCCGAAGATGAAGAATACTGGACTGCAGCATATCCGCTCAAAGGATATCTCTTTGGGTCCTCAACTGAATTACCAGAAACAACAATGGAGGCAAAGAAAGAAAGGGCATCACTGCAAGAGCTGTTTGACAGGACCAAAATCACAACTGATtataaggagaaaagtgagactGAGGAGATAGAAGTCAAATATAAGCATAAATCTGCAATGGGGTTCATGAAGAATATGATTAAAAAATTCCATGCTTCTTCAAAGAGATCTTCCCCTTCTACAGGTGGTGATGCAACTGATCCTGTTTCCATCAAGAAGAAACTTGGTGAGGCATCTGATTCGCTTTCAACCAAGAAGAAACCCCATAAG GTCTTACGTATGTTCCATAGAAGGATCCATCCTGAATGCTCTATAGCTGCTAGAGAATCGGTCAAGTCCGAGAAATACGAGAAGAAGAATAATTCCAGTGCAGGTAGTGGTTGTAATGAAAATATGATGCTCATGAGTGGAGACAACGGAAGGTTCCCTGACGGGGCAATGGCAAAAGAGGGGActgaaaattgtaaaaaattcatGAACTTTCCCCAATACAGGCAGAGTGGCAGCAGTTCTAGGAGAAAGGGAGAGCACTGGATCAAAACAGATGCAGAAT ACTTGGTCTTGGAGCTGTAG
- the LOC103442120 gene encoding probable WRKY transcription factor 75 → MEKYQMFFPCSSSANYPNPNSINTDHHHMGSSHVYTNNFDGRVDQTSDGLLRLSSTTKTEDHVGSSSGEVLVHKDGHPYQQYYQQYYPSANASMNNIVVGGDQSSVDPHRANNNYSEKKKKGEKKMKKPKYAFQTRSQVDVLDDGYRWRKYGQKAVKANKFPRSYYRCTYQGCNVKKQVQRLNKDEGIVVTTYEGMHTHPIDKPSDNFEHILSQMQIYTHI, encoded by the exons ATGGAGAAGTATCAAATGTTCTTTCCTTGCTCCTCATCAGCTAATTATCCAAACCCTAACTCCATAAATACAGATCATCATCATATGGGAAGCTCTCACGTTTACACGAATAACTTTGATGGGCGTGTTGATCAAACTTCAGATGGGTTGTTGCGCTTGAGTTCGACGACGAAAACGGAAGACCACGTTGGATCATCGTCAGGTGAAGTATTAGTTCATAAAGATGGTCATCCGTACCAACAATATTATCAGCAGTATTATCCGAGTGCAAATGCAAGCATGAATAATATTGTTGTTGGAGGTGATCAGAGCAGCGTCGATCCTCATCGGGCCAATAATAATTAttcagagaaaaagaagaagggggagaagaagatgaagaagccaAAATATGCTTTTCAAACAAGAAGTCAGGTCGATGTACTTGACGATGGCTATCGGTGGAGAAAATACGGTCAAAAAGCTGTGAAAGCCAACAAGTTTCCCAG AAGCTACTACCGATGCACGTATCAAGGGTGCAACGTTAAAAAACAAGTCCAACGCCTAAACAAGGACGAAGGCATTGTGGTGACCACTTACGAAGGAATGCACACCCATCCCATCGACAAGCCATCTGATAATTTTGAACATATCTTGAGTCAGATGCAAATTTACACCCACATCTGA